The following coding sequences are from one Caballeronia sp. SBC1 window:
- a CDS encoding MFS transporter, whose translation MSHQDTSSNAFPISPPPHAGTTPVRAQAPQTPKPVLLDDIPLNRFHMKIAGLTFGAHFTEGYALGTVGYALASMNRQMPLDSFWMGAIGSSALIGIFLGSLVFGRLSDRLGRQSIFLSSFVIITIAAFLQFFATSPMELFALRVLIGFGMGGDFTVGHAILAEFSPRKHRGALLGSFSVVWTIGYVVANVLGMSYGDAGPDAWRWLLASASLPALIVLVLRIGTPESPRWLLGKERVKEANDIVLKHFGPGVTLDAEDAMASVTTKQGYARLFQPDLIRRTLFNCGFFVCLVIPYFAIYTFLPGILKVIGLSNGFGADLLLNAVLVIGAVLGIWLTIKLPRRHFLIGSFAVTCAMLVTMSLLPSSATLAMIVAFAVFTLTMSAFSNLVGVFPPECFPTEVRASGVGLAIACSRLGSAIGTFLLPVGIAEIGFHYTMMVLAAVLLIGMIVSMAWAPETRNLTLRAASGSS comes from the coding sequence GTGAGTCATCAGGACACGTCAAGCAATGCATTCCCGATCAGTCCGCCGCCTCATGCGGGCACAACACCTGTTCGTGCGCAAGCGCCGCAGACGCCGAAGCCGGTTTTACTCGACGACATTCCGTTAAACCGGTTTCACATGAAAATTGCGGGCCTGACATTTGGCGCGCACTTTACGGAGGGTTATGCGCTCGGCACGGTGGGATACGCGCTGGCATCGATGAACCGGCAGATGCCACTCGACTCATTCTGGATGGGGGCAATCGGCAGTTCCGCTTTGATCGGGATTTTCCTCGGCAGCCTGGTATTTGGCCGGCTGTCGGATCGACTGGGACGTCAGAGCATCTTTCTTAGCAGCTTTGTCATCATCACGATAGCGGCGTTCCTGCAATTCTTCGCTACCTCGCCGATGGAGCTATTCGCGTTGCGGGTATTGATCGGCTTCGGTATGGGTGGCGACTTCACGGTGGGCCACGCGATCCTCGCCGAATTTTCGCCGCGAAAGCATCGTGGTGCACTTCTGGGTTCATTCAGCGTGGTGTGGACTATCGGTTACGTCGTAGCGAACGTGCTCGGCATGTCGTATGGAGACGCCGGACCCGACGCCTGGCGCTGGCTTCTCGCGTCCGCGAGCCTTCCTGCGCTTATCGTGCTGGTATTGCGTATTGGTACGCCGGAATCGCCGCGCTGGCTGCTTGGCAAGGAGCGCGTCAAGGAGGCGAATGACATTGTGCTTAAGCACTTCGGGCCCGGCGTAACGCTTGACGCGGAAGATGCAATGGCCAGCGTCACCACGAAACAGGGTTATGCGCGTCTGTTTCAGCCCGACCTGATCCGCAGGACGCTGTTTAATTGCGGGTTCTTCGTCTGCCTGGTGATTCCCTACTTCGCTATCTACACCTTTCTGCCCGGCATCCTGAAGGTCATCGGTTTGAGCAATGGTTTCGGTGCGGATCTGCTGCTGAATGCGGTGCTGGTGATTGGCGCGGTGCTGGGAATTTGGTTGACCATCAAGCTGCCGCGCCGACACTTCCTGATCGGATCGTTCGCAGTCACCTGCGCAATGCTGGTAACCATGAGCTTGCTGCCATCGTCCGCAACGCTCGCCATGATCGTTGCGTTCGCTGTCTTCACCTTGACCATGTCGGCATTCAGCAATCTCGTCGGTGTCTTCCCTCCGGAATGCTTTCCGACAGAAGTGCGCGCGTCAGGTGTTGGGCTAGCCATTGCATGCAGTCGGCTCGGTTCGGCGATCGGCACGTTCCTGTTGCCCGTTGGCATCGCGGAGATCGGGTTCCATTACACAATGATGGTGCTGGCCGCTGTGCTGCTGATTGGCATGATCGTATCGATGGCTTGGGCGCCCGAGACGCGTAACCTCACTTTGCGCGCCGCAAGCGGTTCCTCATAA
- a CDS encoding fimbrial protein → MKSFISTLAAAATLATMALASTGAAAADGTITFTGAVTDTTCSIDAKTAGAADKNVTLPTVTDSTLGAKGATAGTTAATDMTFALSGCSTETKAVARFENGPTIDQTTGYLTNQAPAGAQNVQVRLLNASHLPINVVTGENNDMAGNGAAIVSGAADLKYFAEYYATGKATAGPVNTSVQYTVDYQ, encoded by the coding sequence ATGAAATCATTCATCTCCACCCTCGCTGCTGCTGCAACCCTGGCCACTATGGCTTTGGCTTCAACTGGCGCCGCCGCGGCTGACGGCACGATCACCTTTACGGGGGCCGTGACCGATACAACGTGCTCGATCGATGCAAAAACGGCGGGCGCCGCTGACAAGAATGTCACGCTGCCGACCGTGACGGACAGCACCCTGGGGGCCAAGGGCGCAACCGCCGGCACGACCGCTGCCACTGACATGACCTTCGCGCTGAGCGGCTGCTCGACCGAAACCAAGGCCGTCGCGCGTTTCGAAAACGGCCCGACGATTGACCAGACCACCGGTTATCTGACGAACCAGGCCCCGGCCGGCGCGCAGAACGTCCAGGTTCGCTTGCTCAACGCATCGCACTTGCCCATCAACGTGGTCACCGGCGAAAACAACGACATGGCAGGCAACGGCGCGGCGATTGTTTCAGGCGCTGCGGACCTGAAGTATTTCGCTGAGTACTACGCCACGGGCAAGGCCACCGCGGGTCCTGTCAACACCTCGGTGCAGTACACGGTCGACTACCAGTAA
- a CDS encoding molecular chaperone — translation MKSLNRIACGLGLVAALLCGSAGASVTVGGTRVVYPLENREMTVKLTNDRAEPSLVQVWMDKGNADAKPGEASAPFVLTPPIFRMEANKSQTLRMMYTGDALPQDRESVFWLNVLDVPPKTAKTSDTNSLQFAFRTRIKVFARPKGLAGTADDAPSKVTWKLVPSADNKGYDVKATNPTAYYVSFSKIEVVGAGQTYANDVGGMVEPRGSAQFPVKNLKAVPANAHVKSVGISDFGGSLPFDTPIAP, via the coding sequence ATGAAGTCCCTTAATCGAATTGCCTGTGGTTTGGGTCTGGTCGCGGCGCTCTTGTGCGGCAGCGCGGGCGCAAGCGTGACTGTGGGCGGCACGCGGGTGGTGTATCCCCTTGAAAATCGTGAGATGACGGTCAAGCTCACTAACGATCGCGCCGAGCCGTCGCTGGTGCAGGTCTGGATGGACAAGGGCAACGCCGATGCGAAGCCGGGTGAAGCGAGCGCGCCGTTCGTGCTGACGCCGCCGATCTTTCGCATGGAGGCCAACAAGTCGCAGACGCTGCGCATGATGTACACGGGCGATGCGCTGCCGCAGGACCGCGAGTCGGTGTTCTGGCTGAACGTGCTCGACGTGCCGCCCAAGACCGCGAAGACCTCGGACACCAATTCGCTGCAGTTTGCGTTTCGCACGCGCATCAAGGTGTTTGCGCGTCCGAAGGGCTTGGCCGGCACGGCGGATGACGCCCCCTCAAAAGTGACCTGGAAGCTGGTGCCCTCAGCCGATAACAAGGGCTACGACGTGAAGGCGACGAACCCGACGGCTTATTACGTGTCGTTCAGCAAGATCGAAGTAGTGGGTGCGGGCCAGACCTATGCGAACGACGTAGGCGGCATGGTCGAGCCACGCGGCAGCGCGCAGTTTCCGGTGAAGAACCTCAAGGCAGTGCCGGCTAACGCGCACGTCAAGTCTGTCGGTATCAGCGATTTCGGTGGCTCCTTGCCGTTCGACACGCCTATTGCTCCATAA
- a CDS encoding fimbria/pilus outer membrane usher protein, translated as MKLSAQTAFNAQSPVAFRLRLKPLAAIVFSMMACGAIPQAVADAAITPQTQTGAVDEVSFDNMYLRGDAGSAVDTSRFTRGNAVTPGTYSVDLIVNGTRLAREDIRFVSTDGKLGSKPCFSRALLQRAGVDLAKADAAAGRSAATAAATAANADTCDEIGTVVPGATVDFDFTQQTLELSVPQAFMKNSARGYVPPEQWDQGVNGGFISYNANTYHTAGSGVGSSQSYLGLSAGVNIGAWHLRHQSSVSAGTGQKTQFDNIATYAQRDITRLGSQLTVGDANTTGEIFDGVSFRGVQLATDDRMLPESMRGYAPVVRGTAETNARVTIRQNGQVLQETNVAPGPFEITDLYSTGYGGDLVVTVTEADGRSKEFTVPFASVAQLLRPGVTRFSATAGQLRNDSLDTKPVFGQFTIQRGLTNTVTAYGGVVASSGYGAMNVGGALNTGIGAFSMDVTGAFTSIPNAQSMHGTSLRVGYSKFIAATDTNVSVAAYRFSTAGYMNLNDAATVRDIADHGGDINSIYRQRNRMQVSVNQKLGDHGTMFVTGSTQNYWNRGGNDTLFQAGYTNSFKYGTYSLTAGRTRSMDGQLSNDFMLSTTIPLGHKAHAPMLTTNASHTSDGATNTQANVSGSLGEMNQISYNGYGTYNAGGSAAKNNANAGASATYRAPYATLNASASGGAGTRQVSAGVQGSVVAHPGGVTFSQTVGDTIGIVEAPAAAGAMVTSSPGTKVDSRGFAVIPYLSPYSMNVVDIDPKGTSTDVEFKSTSAQVAPRAGSIVMMKYETVSGRAALIQAPKLGGGALPFGASVEDEQGKSVGVVGQDSRIFARGLEDQGALTVKWGSGPVEQCRIAYTLPKKDAKAYNPGYLSLQSHCVPGSEMQASGAAGESNAAMAATVAR; from the coding sequence ATGAAACTCTCTGCTCAAACCGCATTCAATGCTCAGTCCCCGGTCGCATTCCGGCTGCGCCTGAAGCCGCTTGCTGCGATCGTTTTCTCGATGATGGCGTGCGGTGCGATTCCTCAAGCCGTGGCCGATGCCGCGATAACGCCGCAAACCCAGACCGGCGCCGTCGATGAAGTCAGCTTCGACAACATGTACCTGCGCGGGGACGCGGGCAGCGCAGTCGATACCAGCCGTTTCACGCGCGGCAACGCGGTGACGCCGGGAACGTATTCGGTGGACCTGATCGTGAATGGCACGCGTCTGGCGCGTGAAGATATTCGCTTTGTTTCAACTGACGGCAAGCTGGGCTCAAAGCCCTGTTTCAGCCGGGCGCTGTTGCAGCGCGCGGGCGTGGATCTGGCCAAGGCCGATGCAGCCGCGGGACGTAGCGCTGCAACCGCTGCTGCAACGGCTGCGAACGCAGACACCTGCGATGAAATTGGCACCGTCGTACCCGGCGCAACGGTTGATTTCGACTTCACGCAACAGACGCTTGAACTGAGCGTGCCGCAAGCGTTCATGAAGAATTCGGCGCGTGGTTATGTGCCGCCCGAGCAGTGGGACCAGGGCGTCAATGGTGGTTTCATCAGCTACAACGCGAACACGTATCACACGGCGGGTTCTGGCGTGGGTTCGAGCCAGAGCTACCTTGGCCTGAGCGCGGGCGTGAACATTGGCGCGTGGCATTTGCGGCATCAATCGTCAGTGTCGGCCGGCACCGGCCAGAAGACCCAGTTCGACAACATCGCGACCTACGCGCAGCGCGATATCACCAGGCTCGGCTCGCAACTCACCGTGGGCGATGCCAACACGACCGGTGAGATCTTCGATGGCGTGTCGTTTCGCGGCGTGCAACTCGCGACCGATGACCGCATGCTGCCTGAATCGATGCGCGGTTACGCGCCGGTCGTGCGCGGCACGGCAGAAACGAACGCGCGCGTGACGATCCGTCAGAACGGCCAGGTGCTGCAGGAAACGAATGTCGCGCCCGGCCCGTTTGAAATCACCGATCTCTACTCGACCGGTTACGGCGGCGATCTGGTGGTGACCGTGACCGAAGCCGATGGCCGCAGCAAGGAATTCACGGTGCCGTTTGCCTCGGTGGCGCAATTGCTGCGCCCCGGCGTCACGCGTTTTAGCGCAACCGCCGGCCAATTGCGCAACGATTCGCTCGATACAAAACCCGTCTTCGGCCAGTTCACGATCCAGCGCGGGCTGACCAACACAGTCACCGCTTACGGCGGCGTGGTGGCATCGTCCGGTTATGGCGCGATGAACGTGGGCGGGGCGTTGAACACGGGCATTGGCGCGTTCTCGATGGACGTCACGGGCGCGTTCACCAGCATCCCGAACGCACAGTCGATGCACGGCACGAGCTTGCGCGTGGGCTATAGCAAGTTCATCGCGGCCACCGATACGAACGTGTCGGTGGCCGCGTATCGCTTCTCGACGGCGGGTTACATGAACCTGAACGATGCGGCGACCGTGAGGGATATCGCGGACCACGGTGGCGATATCAACTCGATTTACAGGCAGCGTAACCGCATGCAGGTGTCGGTGAACCAGAAGCTGGGGGACCACGGCACGATGTTCGTGACGGGCTCGACGCAGAACTACTGGAATCGCGGCGGTAACGACACGCTGTTCCAGGCCGGCTACACGAACTCGTTCAAGTACGGCACGTACAGTTTGACAGCGGGTCGCACGCGCTCGATGGACGGACAGTTATCGAATGACTTCATGCTGAGCACGACCATTCCTCTCGGCCACAAGGCGCATGCGCCGATGCTGACCACGAACGCCTCGCACACCTCCGATGGCGCGACGAACACGCAGGCGAACGTGAGTGGTTCGCTGGGCGAAATGAACCAGATCTCGTACAACGGCTATGGCACGTATAACGCGGGCGGCAGCGCGGCGAAGAACAATGCGAATGCGGGCGCGAGCGCGACGTATCGTGCGCCTTATGCGACGTTGAATGCATCGGCGAGTGGTGGCGCTGGAACGCGGCAGGTGTCGGCGGGGGTGCAGGGTTCGGTGGTGGCGCACCCGGGTGGCGTGACGTTCTCGCAGACTGTTGGTGACACGATCGGCATTGTGGAGGCGCCTGCTGCGGCCGGTGCAATGGTGACGAGTTCACCGGGAACGAAGGTTGATTCGCGCGGGTTTGCGGTGATACCGTACTTGTCGCCGTACAGCATGAACGTGGTGGATATCGACCCGAAAGGCACGTCCACCGATGTCGAATTTAAATCGACCTCCGCGCAAGTGGCGCCGCGTGCAGGCTCTATAGTGATGATGAAGTACGAGACGGTGAGTGGACGGGCTGCATTGATTCAGGCGCCGAAACTGGGTGGTGGTGCGTTGCCATTTGGAGCGAGTGTGGAAGACGAACAAGGCAAGAGCGTGGGTGTGGTCGGTCAGGACAGCAGAATATTTGCACGGGGTCTTGAGGACCAGGGTGCGCTGACGGTAAAGTGGGGCAGCGGTCCGGTCGAGCAATGCCGGATTGCTTATACGTTGCCCAAGAAAGATGCGAAGGCTTATAACCCCGGGTATTTGTCGCTGCAATCGCATTGCGTGCCGGGGAGTGAAATGCAGGCGAGTGGGGCGGCGGGTGAGAGCAACGCAGCAATGGCGGCGACTGTTGCACGGTAA
- a CDS encoding LysR family transcriptional regulator, with protein sequence MRHLPSLIALRFFEETARHLSFNRAARALCVTQGAVSRQIRLLEESLGVKLFERDHKGIRLTQAGVLLMPSVTEAFDVIERGTRHLTGTVERKRLIVSLPPTFATQWFSSRLGALAEQLPDVDLSIRTQESDECHCSVRFGRDAAAHGWSELLIVERHALVGSASFIGTPVEILLDRLPALHVLHEDVRLNLWPDWLAKAALPPRYAENGIEFSNLQQAIHAARRGVGLAVVDLNMIADELTEGALVRMSDVEISGPFGYWLDVPEAHRDASTVTSFAEWLRHEAALPV encoded by the coding sequence ATGCGACATCTTCCATCATTGATTGCGTTGCGTTTCTTCGAAGAAACGGCGCGTCATTTGAGTTTCAACCGCGCGGCACGAGCGTTGTGCGTCACACAAGGAGCTGTAAGCCGTCAGATCAGGCTACTGGAAGAGTCACTGGGCGTGAAGCTTTTCGAGCGCGACCATAAAGGAATCCGCTTAACGCAGGCCGGTGTGTTGCTTATGCCGTCGGTAACAGAGGCATTTGACGTGATCGAGCGCGGCACGCGTCACCTGACGGGGACCGTCGAGCGCAAGCGCTTGATTGTCTCATTGCCGCCCACGTTCGCCACGCAGTGGTTTTCGTCGCGGCTAGGTGCATTGGCGGAACAGTTACCGGACGTCGATCTGTCTATTCGTACGCAGGAAAGCGACGAGTGTCATTGCAGCGTGCGCTTTGGGCGCGACGCTGCAGCGCATGGGTGGTCGGAACTGCTGATCGTAGAGCGGCACGCGCTAGTGGGGTCGGCGTCATTCATCGGCACACCGGTCGAGATCCTGCTGGATCGATTACCCGCACTTCATGTGCTACACGAGGACGTGCGTTTGAACCTGTGGCCGGACTGGCTGGCGAAAGCGGCACTGCCGCCACGTTATGCGGAGAATGGCATTGAATTTTCGAATCTGCAGCAGGCAATCCATGCGGCACGACGCGGCGTAGGCTTGGCCGTCGTGGACCTGAACATGATTGCTGATGAGTTGACCGAAGGTGCTTTGGTGAGGATGTCAGACGTCGAAATCAGCGGGCCATTCGGATACTGGCTGGACGTCCCGGAAGCGCATCGCGACGCAAGCACCGTGACCTCCTTCGCCGAATGGTTGCGCCACGAAGCTGCCCTGCCCGTTTGA
- a CDS encoding GNAT family N-acetyltransferase, protein MTVRNLDALFNPKSIAVIGASLRAGSIGEMVWSRLSAANFAGPVWAVNPKHRQLNGITVFAGVEDLPDTPTVAVLCTPPPTWPEIVGQLGERGTRAVVIIGQTGESEGKDWTRRTLAAARPFLLRVVGPASVGVTTPAVGAVLGAPSCAIAAGGVAWVSASNALTNGVTGWANARGLGFSRVVALGDEADVDVGDILDFLASDSRTRAILMAIESVRMARKFMSAARAAARNKPVLVLRTGRDDPFDALYSAAFRRAGLVRVDSLDDLLDEIETLGVGRVAASDRATVITSDRGVAALAADAFAAAGDALALWPEAARVSVAAVLPRARLENPLQLGDTATAADFGAVLEALAPHRETGTAFVVHAPTHTAPVADVARVLIEQQSHAYRGLLACFFGCVDQATRDALHAHGIPVHTTPQRLARGFARLVDYRQGRELLMQTPDGPRPQTLVALDSAQAQVMAALKAGVAELDGERASRVLAQFGVVVKAGPAGPRSVDAIEIDVRLLNHRVFGPVFEFKAVGALGLPDAMHEFAFPPLNPVLARDLVMRSPRARELPAENLLAALTGLSQAVCEIEQIVALRLTVRVARQAVVVYEPHLTLAAHRTPLAIQPYPRQLEETLDWNGSRITVRPIRPDDEAAHSAFVAAMTPDDLRLRFFSSVRSFDHSQLARMTQIDYDREMAFIAVTGEHNAIETLGVVRAIADPDNETAEFAVAVRSDLKGKRLGMLLLTRIIAYCRARGTRWLVGEALRENTGMIGLARRLGFEITATEDPGVTGFRMRLAETDAGALSP, encoded by the coding sequence ATGACCGTTCGTAACCTTGACGCACTGTTCAACCCGAAGTCGATTGCCGTGATCGGGGCGTCGCTGCGCGCGGGCAGTATTGGCGAAATGGTGTGGTCGCGGCTGAGCGCCGCTAACTTCGCGGGCCCGGTCTGGGCGGTGAATCCGAAGCATCGTCAGTTGAACGGGATCACGGTTTTTGCTGGCGTCGAAGACTTGCCTGATACGCCGACCGTGGCGGTGTTGTGCACGCCACCGCCTACCTGGCCGGAAATCGTCGGCCAACTGGGGGAGCGTGGCACACGGGCGGTAGTCATAATCGGGCAGACGGGGGAGTCGGAGGGCAAGGACTGGACACGCCGAACGCTTGCAGCTGCGCGGCCGTTCTTGCTGCGCGTGGTGGGCCCGGCGAGTGTCGGCGTGACAACGCCGGCTGTGGGCGCGGTGCTGGGGGCGCCGTCATGCGCCATTGCGGCGGGCGGGGTGGCGTGGGTATCGGCGTCGAACGCGCTGACCAACGGCGTGACGGGCTGGGCGAACGCACGTGGCCTGGGTTTTTCGCGAGTGGTCGCGCTGGGCGACGAGGCTGACGTTGATGTAGGCGATATCCTCGATTTCCTCGCAAGCGACTCACGGACGCGGGCGATCCTGATGGCCATTGAATCGGTGCGAATGGCGCGCAAGTTCATGTCGGCGGCGCGGGCGGCGGCGCGCAACAAACCCGTGCTGGTTTTACGCACAGGGCGCGACGATCCTTTCGATGCGCTTTACAGCGCCGCATTCCGGCGCGCGGGCCTGGTACGGGTGGATTCGCTGGACGATCTGCTCGATGAAATCGAAACCCTTGGCGTAGGCCGTGTGGCCGCGAGCGATCGGGCGACCGTCATCACCAGTGATCGCGGCGTCGCCGCTCTCGCGGCCGACGCATTTGCTGCCGCCGGTGACGCGCTCGCACTCTGGCCCGAGGCCGCGCGCGTGTCAGTCGCCGCCGTGCTGCCGCGCGCGCGGCTTGAGAACCCGCTGCAACTCGGAGACACGGCTACTGCGGCGGACTTCGGCGCAGTGCTCGAAGCACTGGCGCCGCACCGCGAGACCGGGACGGCATTCGTGGTGCACGCGCCAACGCACACCGCGCCTGTCGCGGACGTCGCGCGCGTGCTGATCGAGCAGCAAAGCCACGCGTATCGCGGTTTGCTGGCTTGCTTTTTCGGCTGCGTGGACCAGGCCACGCGCGACGCGTTGCATGCCCACGGCATTCCCGTCCATACCACGCCTCAACGCCTGGCGCGAGGTTTCGCACGGCTGGTGGACTATCGCCAGGGTCGCGAGTTGTTGATGCAGACACCCGACGGACCGCGCCCTCAGACCCTGGTCGCGCTGGACAGCGCACAGGCTCAGGTCATGGCCGCGTTGAAGGCGGGCGTAGCGGAACTGGATGGCGAGCGGGCGTCGCGGGTGTTGGCGCAGTTTGGCGTTGTCGTGAAGGCGGGACCGGCAGGTCCGCGCAGTGTCGATGCCATCGAAATCGATGTCCGACTGCTGAATCATCGCGTATTCGGACCGGTGTTCGAGTTCAAGGCTGTTGGTGCCCTAGGGTTGCCGGACGCAATGCACGAATTTGCATTTCCGCCACTCAACCCGGTTTTGGCGCGTGACCTCGTGATGCGTTCACCAAGGGCGCGCGAACTCCCGGCGGAGAACCTGCTGGCGGCGTTGACGGGGTTGTCGCAAGCTGTCTGCGAGATCGAGCAGATTGTCGCGTTGCGGTTGACGGTACGTGTGGCCCGTCAGGCCGTCGTTGTGTATGAGCCCCACCTGACGCTGGCCGCGCATCGCACGCCGCTCGCCATTCAACCGTATCCACGGCAGCTGGAGGAGACGCTCGACTGGAACGGCTCCCGTATCACCGTGCGGCCAATCCGTCCCGACGACGAGGCCGCCCACAGCGCTTTCGTTGCTGCAATGACGCCAGACGATCTGCGTCTGCGGTTTTTCAGCTCCGTGCGCAGTTTCGATCACTCACAACTCGCCCGGATGACGCAGATCGACTATGACCGCGAGATGGCGTTTATCGCCGTCACGGGTGAACACAACGCTATTGAGACGTTGGGGGTGGTGCGTGCCATCGCCGATCCGGACAATGAGACGGCCGAGTTCGCGGTTGCGGTGCGCTCGGATCTGAAGGGCAAGCGGCTGGGAATGTTGCTGTTGACACGGATCATCGCGTACTGCCGCGCGCGCGGGACGCGCTGGCTGGTCGGCGAGGCGTTGCGCGAGAACACCGGCATGATCGGACTCGCGCGCCGTTTAGGATTCGAGATAACGGCCACGGAGGATCCAGGCGTGACCGGTTTCAGGATGCGGCTGGCCGAAACAGACGCCGGCGCGCTGTCGCCATGA